The genome window CGGCCGCGGCCTCGTCCTCCGGTCTCGGCAAGATGGGCGGCGCGATCGGCGCCGGCCTCGCCGTGATCGGCTGCGGTCTCGGCATCGGCCGCGTCGGCGGCAGCGCCACCGAAGCGATGGCCCGCCAGCCGGAAGCCGCCGGCCAGATCAACACCGCGATGATCGTCACCGCCGCGATGATCGAAGGCGCGACCCTGTTCGCCGTCGTCGTCGGCCTGCTGGCGGCGCTCTAACGCCCGCTGCCACCGATCGAATGAAGATCGAACGCACGCTTCAGCTGGCTACCACGTTCGCTCTTTCTGCCGCGCCTCTTCTGGCGTCGGAAGAGGGCGGGCAGGGCGGGCCTTTCGAAGGCAACATCGGCAACGCCCTGTGGACGCTGGTCATCTTCGGACTGGTGGTCCTGGTGCTCGGCAAGTTCGCCTGGAAGCCGATTCTCGGCGGACTCCAGCAGCGCGAGGAGTTCATCCGCACCTCGCTCACCCAGGCGAAGGCCGACCGCGAAGCGGCCGAGGCCCGTCTCAAGGAGTACTCCGACAAGCTGGTCTCGGCGCGCGCCGAGGCCACGGCGATCGTCGAAGAGGCTCGCCGGGACTCCGAGGCGCTCAAGCGGCGCTTCCAGGAGGAGACCCAGGTGGAGGCAAACCGAACGATCGAGCGCGCCCGGCGCGAGATCAAGATCGCCCAGGAGACCGCCGTCAAGGAGCTCTACGTGCTCACGGCGCGGCTCACCACCGACGTCGCGGGCAAGATCCTCGAGCGCGAGATCAACCCCGCCGACCACGATCGGCTGATTCGCGACTCGATTCAGGCGCTCGCCGACGGAAAGAGGAACTGAGATGGCAAGCAGCCAGGCCGAGGAACAGTCGCTCGCCCGCGTCTGGAGCGACGCGGTCTTCAGCCTCGCCGCGAGTCGCGGCGTCGAGGACGCCATGCTCGAGGAGTGGCGCGGCCTGGTCGAGCTGCTCGACCGCGACAAGGACTTGAAGGCCGTGATGGCGAGCCCCCTCGTCAAGAACGAGGAGAAGCGCCAGCTGATCGAGAAGAGCTTTCGCGGCAAGGCGAGCGACCTGTTCGTCGATTCGCTCCAGGTGATGCGGAGCAAAGGACGGCTCGGACTGGTGCGCTTCGTCGCGGCCGCTTTTCACGACACCTGGATGACGAGCAAGAACCAGGTCGAAGTGCGGGTCACGAGCGCCGTGCCGCTCTCGCCGGAGCTGCGCCAGAACCTGGTCGCCGCGGCAGGGAAGTTCGCCGGACGCAGTGCCCAGCTCGTCGAGAAGGTCGATCCGGCCCTACTTGGCGGCCTGGTCGTGCGCGTCGGCGACGACAAGTTCGACGACAGCGTCGCCCGGGAGCTCGAGCTGCTTCTCGGCGCCTTTGCGGCCCGCGGTTCGCGCGAGCTGCCCAGGCTTCAGGACTACATACACAACAGCGAAGAGTCTTCGCGAGGAGTTTGAAGGATGCGATTCAGGGTCGACGAGATCTCTTCGGTCATCAGCGAAGAGATTCAGCAGTATCGGCAGAGTGTCGATCTCACCGAGACCGGCAAGGTCCTCGAGGTCGGTGACGGCATCGCCCAGGTCTACGGGCTTTCGAATGCCAAGTCGGGCGAGCTGATCGCCTTCTCGAACGGCTCCATGGGCCAGGTCTTCAACCTCGAAGAGAGCTCGGTCGGCATCGTCATCCTCGGCGAGTACCTCGGGATCAAGGAGGGCGACGAGGTCCGCCGCACCGGCGAGCTCGTCTCCGTGCCCTGCGGCGAGGCCATGATCGGCCGCATCGTCGACCCGCTCGGCCGGCCGCTCGACGGCCTCGGTGTGATCGAAACTCCGCATCGCCGCCCGCTCGAGTTCAAGGCTCCCGGCATCGCCCAGCGCCAGCCGGTCACCGAGCCGCTGCAGACGGGCTTGAAGGCCATCGACTCGATGATTCCGATCGGCCGCGGCCAGCGCGAGCTGATCATCGGCGACCGCAAGACCGGCAAGACCGCGATCGCGATCGACGCCATCCTCAACCAGAAGGGCGCCGGCGTGATCTGCGTCTACGTCGCGGTCGGCCAGAAGGAGTCGACGGTCGTCGGCCTGGTCGAGAAGCTCCGCGAGCACGGCGCCATGGACTACACGATCGTCGTGTCGGCCTCCTCCGCTGATCCTGCGCCGCTGCAGTACATCGCCCCCTACGCCGGCGCAGCGATGGCCGAGTACTTCATGTACCAGCAGGGCAAGGCCACGCTCTGCGTCTACGACGACCTGTCGAAGCAGGCGGCGTCGTACCGGCAGCTGTCGCTCCTGCTGCGGCGTCCGCCCGGCCGCGAGGCCTACCCCGGCGACGTCTTCTATCTCCACTCCCGGTTGCTGGAGCGTTCGGTCAAGCTGCGCGACGAGTACGGCATCGTGCCGAAGGACGCGCCGGCGGATCTCACGGATCGCTCCAAGGTGAAGCGGCACCCGCAGGGGCTCGCCGCTCCGGTCGAGGTGCGGCCCGACGACGAGATCGGCCTCTATCACCGCCCGCACGGCAAGCACACCGCCGAAGCATTCCTCGCGACGCTGCCGGACAAGGACAAGTTCCGGGTGCACCGCTTTCCCGACTCGGGCGGTTCGATGACGGCGCTGCCGATCATCGAGACCCTCGAAGGCGAGGTTTCGGCCTACATTCCGACCAACGTGATCTCGATCACCGACGGCCAGATCTACCTCGAGCCCGATCTCTTCTTCGCCGGCGTCCGGCCGGCGGTGAACGTCGGCATCTCGGTGTCGCGCGTCGGCGGCAACGCCCAGCGCAAGGCGATGAAGAAGTTCGCCGGCTCCCTGCGGCTCGACCTCGCGTCGTTCCGCGCCCTGGAGGCTTTCTCGCAGCTGGGCACCGACCTCGACACCGCGACGCAGAAGCAGCTCGACCGCGGCAAGCGCATGGTCGAGCTCCTGAAGCAGCCGCAGTTCCGCCCGCTGCCGACCTTCGAACAGGTGATCTCGATCTTCGCCGGCACCCAGGGCGTGCTCGACGACATCCCGGTTTCGGGTGTTCTGGCCTTCGAGAGCGCGATGCTCGCGCATGTGCGCCACGAGTTCCCGGAGATCCTCCAGGAGATGGAGAAGACCGGCGACCTGCCGGAGGCGCTCGCCAAGAAGTTGCTCGACGTGCTCCACAACTTCAGGGGCCAGTACGTAGCGACGAACCTGGCGGGCGCCGCCAAGAGGCCGGCCTAGGGTCATGGCGAACCGCCGCGTCCTCGTCAAGCGACGCAAGTCGATCCGCAACATCCGCAAGATCACGCGGACGATGCAGCTGATCGCGACCGCCAGGTTCCAGGCGGCCTTCAACCGCGCCGTGGCCTCTCGGCCCTACACCGAGAAGCTCGCCGAGCTGGTGGCCGATCTGGCACGCGCCGGCGACGGCCTCGACCATCCGCTGCTCAAGACCCGGAACCCGTCCGCTCCGGCGGCAGTGCTCGTGCTGACCTCGAGCCGTGGCCTCTGCGGCGGCTACAACTCGAGCATCCTGCGCACCGCTCTGGGCTTCCTCGAAGAGCGCCGGCTGGGTGCTGCGCCTTCCGAGGTGTCGGTCCACGGCAAGAAGGGCCTGGCCTACTTCAAGTTCATCAAGATGGCCTTCACCCCGCCCGAGGCCGAGATCAGCGACCCGCCGCGTTTCGAGCAGGTCGAGCCGCTGGCCAACACGCTCATCCGGCGCTTCCTGGACGGCGAGATCTCCGCGGTTCACGTGACCTACATGCGCTTCTACTCGGCCAGCAAGCAGCGGCCCGA of Thermoanaerobaculia bacterium contains these proteins:
- the atpG gene encoding ATP synthase F1 subunit gamma encodes the protein MANRRVLVKRRKSIRNIRKITRTMQLIATARFQAAFNRAVASRPYTEKLAELVADLARAGDGLDHPLLKTRNPSAPAAVLVLTSSRGLCGGYNSSILRTALGFLEERRLGAAPSEVSVHGKKGLAYFKFIKMAFTPPEAEISDPPRFEQVEPLANTLIRRFLDGEISAVHVTYMRFYSASKQRPETIQLLPLAPTAPPAGSGGAKARAVDYEFRPEPGALLDDLLPAVARIRLFQAFLDAAVSEQIARMVAMKAATEASEEMIKTLSRQYNRARQTQITMELLDIVGGANALA
- the atpE gene encoding ATP synthase F0 subunit C; the protein is MFAPAAFAAEGDAGAAAASSSGLGKMGGAIGAGLAVIGCGLGIGRVGGSATEAMARQPEAAGQINTAMIVTAAMIEGATLFAVVVGLLAAL
- the atpA gene encoding F0F1 ATP synthase subunit alpha; translation: MRFRVDEISSVISEEIQQYRQSVDLTETGKVLEVGDGIAQVYGLSNAKSGELIAFSNGSMGQVFNLEESSVGIVILGEYLGIKEGDEVRRTGELVSVPCGEAMIGRIVDPLGRPLDGLGVIETPHRRPLEFKAPGIAQRQPVTEPLQTGLKAIDSMIPIGRGQRELIIGDRKTGKTAIAIDAILNQKGAGVICVYVAVGQKESTVVGLVEKLREHGAMDYTIVVSASSADPAPLQYIAPYAGAAMAEYFMYQQGKATLCVYDDLSKQAASYRQLSLLLRRPPGREAYPGDVFYLHSRLLERSVKLRDEYGIVPKDAPADLTDRSKVKRHPQGLAAPVEVRPDDEIGLYHRPHGKHTAEAFLATLPDKDKFRVHRFPDSGGSMTALPIIETLEGEVSAYIPTNVISITDGQIYLEPDLFFAGVRPAVNVGISVSRVGGNAQRKAMKKFAGSLRLDLASFRALEAFSQLGTDLDTATQKQLDRGKRMVELLKQPQFRPLPTFEQVISIFAGTQGVLDDIPVSGVLAFESAMLAHVRHEFPEILQEMEKTGDLPEALAKKLLDVLHNFRGQYVATNLAGAAKRPA
- the atpH gene encoding ATP synthase F1 subunit delta encodes the protein MASSQAEEQSLARVWSDAVFSLAASRGVEDAMLEEWRGLVELLDRDKDLKAVMASPLVKNEEKRQLIEKSFRGKASDLFVDSLQVMRSKGRLGLVRFVAAAFHDTWMTSKNQVEVRVTSAVPLSPELRQNLVAAAGKFAGRSAQLVEKVDPALLGGLVVRVGDDKFDDSVARELELLLGAFAARGSRELPRLQDYIHNSEESSRGV
- the atpF gene encoding F0F1 ATP synthase subunit B; its protein translation is MKIERTLQLATTFALSAAPLLASEEGGQGGPFEGNIGNALWTLVIFGLVVLVLGKFAWKPILGGLQQREEFIRTSLTQAKADREAAEARLKEYSDKLVSARAEATAIVEEARRDSEALKRRFQEETQVEANRTIERARREIKIAQETAVKELYVLTARLTTDVAGKILEREINPADHDRLIRDSIQALADGKRN